One Halalkalicoccus sp. NIPERK01 genomic region harbors:
- a CDS encoding nuclear transport factor 2 family protein: MNTTESVLDHHLETFGEQDIEGIMEDYTDESVVVTNMGTFRGLEEIEGLFENLFSEFSAPEASITMDQQLVEGEFGYIVWHAETPENVYEFATDTFYIPDEAIEFQTFAGKLSPKA, from the coding sequence ATGAACACCACAGAATCCGTTCTCGACCACCACCTAGAGACGTTCGGCGAACAGGACATCGAGGGGATCATGGAGGACTACACCGACGAGTCGGTCGTCGTCACCAACATGGGGACCTTCCGCGGCCTCGAGGAGATCGAGGGGCTGTTCGAGAACCTGTTCTCGGAGTTCTCGGCCCCCGAGGCCTCGATCACGATGGATCAGCAACTCGTCGAGGGAGAGTTCGGCTACATCGTCTGGCACGCCGAGACGCCCGAGAACGTCTACGAGTTCGCGACCGATACGTTCTACATCCCCGACGAGGCGATCGAGTTCCAGACCTTCGCGGGGAAGCTCTCCCCGAAGGCCTGA
- the gatA gene encoding Asp-tRNA(Asn)/Glu-tRNA(Gln) amidotransferase subunit GatA produces the protein MSRIFITEERIEGGDEGPLAGETVAVKDNISTEGVRTTCGSEMLAEYVPPYDATVVERLKEAGATIVGKTNMDEFGMGSTTETSAFGPAPNPAAEGRVPGGSSGGSAAAVAAGDADLALGTDTGGSVRNPAAFCGVVGIKPTYGLVSRYGLVAYANSLEQIGPLAPTVEGAARLLDVIAGPDERDATTREAPRASERRTGDAREAREEGADSDYASAADGDVEGLSIGIPTELVEGADEGVRETFWDAIADLESEGASYHEVSLPSIEHAVAAYYVIAMSEASSNLARFDGVRYGPATEREGDWNEVFAEVRERGFGEEVKRRVLLGTYALSAGYHEKYYKKAQDARAWVERDFEGAFSEADVLASPTMPVPPFEVGESLEDPLQMYLSDANTVPVNLANLPAISVPAGETDGLPVGVQLIGPAFGERRIIRAGSALE, from the coding sequence ATGAGTCGGATCTTCATCACCGAGGAGCGAATCGAGGGCGGGGACGAGGGACCCCTCGCGGGCGAGACGGTCGCCGTCAAGGACAACATCAGTACCGAGGGAGTGCGCACGACCTGCGGGTCCGAGATGCTCGCGGAGTACGTCCCGCCCTACGACGCGACGGTCGTCGAGCGCCTGAAGGAAGCGGGCGCGACGATCGTCGGCAAGACGAACATGGACGAGTTCGGGATGGGCAGCACGACCGAGACCTCGGCGTTCGGGCCGGCCCCGAACCCCGCCGCCGAGGGGCGCGTTCCGGGAGGATCCTCCGGCGGGAGCGCCGCGGCGGTCGCCGCCGGCGATGCGGATCTCGCGCTCGGGACGGACACGGGCGGCTCAGTTAGAAACCCGGCGGCATTCTGTGGCGTCGTCGGGATCAAGCCCACCTACGGGCTGGTCTCGCGCTACGGGCTGGTCGCCTACGCCAATTCCTTGGAACAGATCGGGCCGCTCGCACCCACCGTCGAGGGCGCCGCTCGCCTGCTCGACGTCATCGCGGGCCCCGACGAACGGGACGCGACCACCCGCGAGGCGCCACGGGCCTCGGAACGTCGAACGGGCGACGCCCGTGAGGCCCGCGAGGAGGGCGCTGATAGCGACTACGCGAGCGCCGCTGACGGCGACGTCGAGGGGCTCTCGATCGGGATCCCGACCGAACTCGTCGAGGGGGCCGACGAGGGCGTCAGGGAGACGTTCTGGGACGCGATCGCCGACCTCGAATCGGAGGGCGCGAGCTACCACGAGGTGAGCCTCCCCTCGATCGAGCACGCCGTCGCCGCCTACTACGTGATCGCGATGTCGGAGGCCTCCTCGAACCTCGCGCGCTTCGACGGGGTGCGCTACGGCCCCGCGACCGAGCGCGAGGGCGATTGGAACGAGGTCTTCGCGGAGGTGCGCGAGCGGGGCTTCGGCGAGGAGGTCAAACGCCGGGTCCTGTTGGGGACCTACGCCCTCTCGGCGGGCTACCACGAAAAGTACTACAAGAAGGCACAGGACGCCCGCGCGTGGGTCGAGCGGGACTTCGAGGGGGCGTTCTCGGAGGCGGACGTGCTCGCCAGCCCGACGATGCCGGTCCCGCCCTTCGAGGTCGGCGAGAGCTTGGAGGACCCCCTCCAGATGTACCTCTCGGACGCCAACACCGTCCCCGTGAACCTCGCGAATCTGCCGGCGATCTCCGTTCCGGCGGGCGAGACCGACGGCCTGCCCGTGGGAGTGCAACTCATCGGGCCGGCGTTCGGCGAGAGGCGGATCATCCGCGCCGGAAGCGCGCTCGAATGA
- the gatC gene encoding Asp-tRNA(Asn)/Glu-tRNA(Gln) amidotransferase subunit GatC, whose protein sequence is MSDQSVDAEEVRHVAALARVDLDEAEVEAFSEQFGEILDAFETLDEVPEIEREDDLENVMRVDEVRESLGQEEALRNAPETEDGYFKGPSVS, encoded by the coding sequence ATGAGCGACCAGTCCGTCGACGCCGAGGAGGTGCGCCACGTCGCCGCCCTCGCGCGGGTCGACCTCGATGAGGCGGAGGTCGAGGCGTTCTCCGAGCAGTTCGGCGAGATCCTCGACGCCTTCGAGACGCTCGACGAGGTGCCCGAGATCGAGCGCGAGGACGACCTCGAGAACGTGATGCGGGTCGACGAGGTGCGCGAAAGCCTCGGTCAGGAGGAGGCGCTACGGAACGCCCCCGAAACCGAGGACGGCTATTTCAAGGGTCCGAGCGTCTCATGA
- a CDS encoding MarR family transcriptional regulator: MSVAELEAELSEDERAGLELVRRSGGIHQSDFWKELDVSSRKGSRIVEKLAQAELIERHDTVYNGHNTYLLTPAARDLDFSLLMAGDMLSPFIGEEEIDARSDAFSQWIMNLAYEG, encoded by the coding sequence ATGAGCGTCGCCGAACTCGAAGCCGAACTGTCGGAGGACGAACGGGCCGGACTCGAACTCGTCCGCCGGAGCGGTGGGATCCACCAGAGCGACTTCTGGAAGGAACTCGACGTCTCCTCACGAAAGGGCAGTCGGATCGTCGAGAAACTCGCACAAGCGGAGCTGATCGAGCGCCACGACACCGTCTACAACGGCCACAACACCTACCTGCTCACGCCCGCGGCCCGCGATCTCGACTTCTCGTTGCTGATGGCCGGGGACATGCTCTCGCCCTTCATCGGCGAGGAGGAGATCGACGCCCGGAGCGACGCCTTCTCCCAGTGGATCATGAACCTCGCGTACGAGGGCTGA